One Sphingobacteruim zhuxiongii DNA window includes the following coding sequences:
- a CDS encoding lmo0937 family membrane protein, whose translation MGNILYLIAVILVIIWAISFFGGYATGGIIHILLVIAIIVVLLRIIRGNA comes from the coding sequence ATGGGAAATATTTTGTATTTAATCGCTGTAATTTTAGTTATTATTTGGGCCATTAGTTTTTTTGGTGGCTACGCGACAGGTGGTATTATCCACATTTTATTAGTAATTGCAATTATTGTTGTCTTATTAAGAATTATACGAGGAAATGCTTAA
- a CDS encoding 2-C-methyl-D-erythritol 4-phosphate cytidylyltransferase: MNNNFAIIVAAGTGSRMASNLPKQFMLLDGKPILMHTIAKFSNADVNAKIIIVLSEDMMNYWEELCLEYHFDIPHAVCVGGNSRFQSVKNATSFIQSHYHLLENDVIAVHDAARPLVSTSLIEQLFQACHSKQAALIPAVQSSNSVRLGNQEQSKSIDRNDVWLVQTPQVFEATLFQKAYEQEEDSNFTDDASVIEKMSNSITIIPGDYKNIKITLPEDIAIAQYYLNSSN, translated from the coding sequence ATGAACAATAACTTTGCAATCATTGTAGCTGCTGGTACGGGTTCTCGTATGGCGAGCAATCTTCCTAAGCAATTTATGCTGTTGGATGGAAAACCTATCCTAATGCATACTATTGCTAAGTTTTCAAATGCCGATGTCAATGCAAAAATAATCATTGTGCTATCGGAAGACATGATGAACTATTGGGAAGAACTGTGTCTCGAATACCATTTTGACATACCGCATGCGGTATGTGTTGGGGGAAACAGCAGATTTCAAAGTGTGAAAAATGCAACTTCATTTATCCAATCTCACTATCACCTATTAGAGAATGATGTTATCGCTGTCCATGATGCTGCTAGACCGCTAGTCAGTACAAGCTTGATTGAACAATTATTTCAGGCTTGTCATAGTAAACAGGCAGCGCTCATTCCTGCCGTACAAAGCAGTAACTCGGTTCGGCTTGGGAATCAAGAACAAAGTAAATCGATTGATAGAAATGACGTATGGCTGGTTCAGACACCTCAGGTTTTTGAGGCTACCCTATTCCAAAAGGCTTACGAACAAGAGGAAGACAGCAACTTTACAGATGATGCTTCTGTAATAGAAAAAATGAGCAATAGCATAACCATCATACCAGGGGATTATAAGAATATTAAAATCACCCTTCCTGAAGATATCGCTATTGCTCAGTATTACTTAAACAGTTCTAACTAA
- the queA gene encoding tRNA preQ1(34) S-adenosylmethionine ribosyltransferase-isomerase QueA produces the protein MKLSQFNFNLPESLLASEPSEQRDESRLMVLHRDSGKIEHKIFKDVLDYFDDKDVMILNNTKVFPARMYGNKEKTGATIEVFLLRELNKELRLWDVLVDPARKIRVGNKLYFGDDDLLVAEVVDNTTSRGRTIRFLFDGTDEEFRKNIEILGETPLPKYIKRKATPEDKFRYQTIYAKNEGAVAAPTAGLHFSRELMKRLELKGVEFAEVTLHVGLGTFRTVEVEDLTKHKMDSEQFIITDEAANLVNKGIDAKRRICAVGTTSMRAIESSVSADRHLKSANDWTSKFIYPPYDFSIANSMITNFHTPQSTLLVMIAAFAGYENTMNAYEVAVKEKYRFYSYGDAMLII, from the coding sequence ATGAAATTATCACAATTCAACTTTAATCTACCTGAATCTTTACTCGCTTCTGAACCCTCTGAACAAAGAGACGAATCGCGTCTTATGGTATTACACCGTGACAGTGGAAAAATTGAGCACAAAATCTTCAAGGATGTTTTAGATTATTTTGATGATAAAGATGTTATGATCTTAAATAACACCAAAGTATTCCCTGCCCGTATGTACGGAAACAAGGAAAAAACAGGTGCTACGATCGAAGTATTCTTATTACGCGAATTAAACAAAGAACTTCGTTTATGGGATGTTTTAGTTGATCCTGCTCGTAAAATCCGTGTTGGAAATAAACTATATTTTGGTGATGACGATTTACTTGTTGCTGAAGTTGTAGATAATACAACCTCTAGAGGCCGTACTATCCGTTTCTTATTTGATGGTACTGACGAAGAGTTCCGCAAAAACATTGAAATTCTTGGAGAAACTCCACTTCCTAAATACATTAAACGTAAAGCTACTCCTGAAGATAAGTTCCGCTATCAAACAATTTATGCGAAAAACGAAGGTGCTGTAGCTGCTCCAACAGCTGGCTTACACTTCTCGAGAGAGTTGATGAAACGTTTAGAGCTAAAAGGTGTTGAATTTGCTGAAGTAACATTACACGTTGGTTTAGGAACTTTCCGTACCGTTGAAGTTGAAGATTTAACCAAACATAAGATGGACTCCGAACAATTCATCATTACCGATGAAGCGGCAAATCTTGTGAACAAAGGAATTGATGCAAAACGCAGAATTTGTGCAGTTGGAACAACGTCAATGCGTGCTATTGAATCATCTGTATCTGCCGATAGACATTTAAAATCAGCGAACGATTGGACAAGTAAATTTATTTACCCACCTTACGATTTTAGTATCGCGAACTCGATGATCACAAACTTCCACACACCTCAATCAACACTATTGGTAATGATTGCTGCTTTTGCGGGATATGAAAACACGATGAACGCATACGAAGTAGCAGTAAAAGAAAAATACCGCTTCTATTCTTATGGTGATGCCATGTTAATCATCTAA